In Caloramator sp. E03, the sequence TTTTCCCTGAACTCTTAGATGATCCCGCAATCAGACTATCTCTTGGAGCTGTTCTAATTCCCTTTCCAACTCTTTCAGTAAATCTCATTATAAGAACATGCAATGGTGTTGCAGCAATGGCATAAAGAGGTGTTATTAATGCTGTTATACCATAGCCTATTATCATAAAGGGTTTGTTCTTCCCAATTTTATCGCTCCACCATCCTGATATTGCCTTTAGGACTGAAGCTGTGCTTTCTGCAATTCCTTCAATTAAAGAGAGCTCTGTTTTAGTAGCCCCTATCGAAAGTAAAAATAGAGGCATTACAGAATATATCATTTTTACAGAAGTATCTGTTAAAAAGCTTGTAAGTCCAGTGAAAAAAATATTCCTTTCAAGACCCATAACCTTTTTTTCTTTTAACTGAGTTTCCATTATACCCCTCCTATTAGTTGTAGGCTCTATAAACTTTGTCGCTAAAATCCTCGAATTCAGCTTTACACCTATTAATTTCATTTTGTGCATTCTCTGAAAGCTCTGATTTAAAATAATCTCTCCTTTTAATCTTTTCAAACCAGTCAATAAGCTTATTAATTTCCTCTTCGTTTTCCTCAAGCTCTGCAAATGTAAAATTCTTTATCTGAGTTTCTCTTATCATCTCCTCATGAAACTTTTCACAATACTCGATAAGTTCTCCATACTCCTTGTCTCTTTCTTCATTAAACTTTTTTATTATTTCATCTACACCTTCCATAAATTTGCCATAAACAATAAATATATTTCCTTCTTCTTTTTCAGTAAAATCCTTTATCTTTTCAAGTTCCTCTAAAATATTTGGAAATTCCGGTATTACCCATAGGGATTGATGTATATTAAGTGCACCTATTTTTTTAAGCTTTCGCCACATAGATACCCTTATTCTTGATGGTTCTGAGGGAAGGTTATATGAAATAAAATAAAAATTGTATTCCACTAAATTTCCTCCTTTGTAACAGCTGTTACATTTATTATATAACATTTTAATTAAAAGTCAAATAATAAGCCATGAAATAATTTCAAAAATAAACTCTATCATGCAGAATCTACTTTTGAATTATTCATGGCTTTAAAATAACTATATAGCTTCTCCAGCTCTTTTCCCTATATTTTTTGCCTTTTCTAAATCTTCTTTTGTGGGTTTAAATTGAACCTTAAATCCTTCTTCGAAAATTTTAAACTTAAGACCTTTTAATCTCTCCTCAATCATTGGAACTGCTTCTCCACTCCACCCGTATGAGCCAAACGCAAAGGCAAGTTTTCCTCTATTTATAATTGGTGAAGTTAATGACAATACATCCCAAACAGGCTTTAGTGCATCCTGATTTATAGTTGGAGAACCAAAAGCTATAAACTTAGAATCATCTATTATTTCAATTACCTTTTCAATGTCTAATTCACTAACATCTATTATTTTTACCTCTGCCCCTGCTTCTTTAAGTCCTTCTGCTATAGACTGTGCAAGCATCTTTGTATATCTATATGCTGAAACATAAAGAACAGCAGCATTTTTTCCCGCTGCAAGATTTAAAACAGGCTTGCTCCAATTTTCATAAAGCTCAACATATTTTAATGGATTATTTCTATGAATCGGTCCATGGCTTGGAGCAATAATATCTATCTTTAAAGGTTTTATCTTTTCAATTGCAGAAAGAACATGTTTTTTAAAGGGTCCCATAATTACGTCAAAGTAATATTTAAATTCCTCAGAAAAATCTCCAACTTCATCATTGAATATGCTGTTATCGCAGTAGTGGCATCCAAAGGCATCGCAGCTAAAAAGTATATTATCATATTCGCTGTATGTAAATATAGTATCAGGCCAATGTAAAAAAGGTGCAGATATAAACTTTAAGGTCCTTTTTCCTATGCAAAGTTCACCCTTTGCTTCCTCCCCCCTAAAGTCCTTATTTATTATCTGCCTTATATTTATTAGGGCAGACTTTGAAGCATAAACAACTGCATCAGTATATGTTTCAAGGATTCTTCCAAGGCAGCCACTGTGATCTGGTTCTGTATGATTTACAACAACATAATCTATTTGTCTATCTCCAATAATGGACTTTATATTTGAAATGAATTCATCAAAATATCCATCCTTAGCACAGTCAACAAGAACGATTTTTTCATCAACAATAAGATATGAATTGTATGTAGTTCCACTTTTCGTTTCCATTATTATATCAAAAACTCTAAGCTCTGGATTTTTAACTCCTACATAGTACACATCCTTTTTTAATTCTTTTACATTCATTTTATCACCTCAATCTATTTGTATTTTATAGGCTATTAACAATATTATTATAACCCATTATATATACAAATAAAGTATTTCTAAAGATAATATTTTTCCATAGCTTTCCCGAATCTGACGCCATACCCCTTAGAACTTTTGGCTGTTTGAGCGCAGCGAGTTCCAAAAGTTCTTGGGTTTTAAGGAAGTGAGGCTTAGAGCTTCAAAATGAGCGGTAAAGATTATCTGGGCAGCATTATAGTTTCTTTTCCTTCTGTCATTTAGAAACTATAATGCTGCTAAAGCCAATATAAAGCAAATTTTTGAAGCTCTTGCCGAATCTGACGTAAAAACCCTTAGAACTTTTGGCTGTTTGAGCGCAGCGAGTTCCAAAAGTTCTTGGGTTTTAAGGAAGTGAGGCTTAGAGCTTCAAAATGAGCGGTAAAGATTGGCTGGGCAGCATTATAGTTTCATTTTTTAATAATATTTCCCCTTCTTTAGAATAAAATTCTATGGAGGTGATATTTTGTTGATTTTGCTATCAATATTTTGGGGAATAATGCTATGTTTAATACTTTGTGCTCCTTACAGCTATTATTTTCTCTTTATTCCTATGTTATTATTTTCAGTTATATTTTTATTAATAAACAGAAAAAATTTTAAAAAAATAAAATATATAAATATTATAATATTTTTTGTATGCTTTCTATTTTCCTATCTTTCAGCAAGTTATATTATTTTTAAACCTGAAAGATTACAGACTCCCAAGATCAATATTGTTGACAGCAATAAGGAAGCTGTTATATTCTACTGCGAAGGCGAAATGGAAAAATATTCTCCATATTATTCTAATTACTTTTTTAAAAATGCTCCCTATATATTAAAACCTATATATGCATTTCAAATAAAACAAAAATACAAAATACTTAAAGTTAACCCAAAAATAAATGAACTTACAAAAGTTGCAGAGGATGTTAGAAGTTCACTTTTAAATTTCAGACCTTACTTTTTTTATATAGCATTTTCAGGTTACTACCCTGAAATTAACAATGCTATAAACTCTGCAATGCTTGATGGATGCGGCAGCATAACTATTATTAATTACTCTAAAAGCCGCATAATAGAAGATATCGTTAAAAATAAAATAGATTTAGAGTATCTATATAAAAAGGGAATAAAAATTAAATTTACTGAGCCGATTTATAATTCTATACTTTTTGTTGAATCTATAAGTTATAGAGTAAAAAATATGCCCATTAAATATGATGGCATAATCATAATTGATGAAGTTACAAATACGAGCAGCAGTATTAAAACTTCATTAATAAATTCTGGATATTCTGATGATAATATAACAATAGATTTAGATGTCGATTCTTCAATGAAAAAGTTAAAAAAATTAAATTCAAAAAATATATTATATATAAATCTTTTAGATGCGGGAAGTGGTATAAGAGGTGAAATAGATCTGCCAAACCAATTCAAAAAATATTCCACCGATATGACAATTACAGGCATGAACTCTTGGGGATATGATAAAAATCTTGTTAAAGCATGTATATATGAATTTTTAAGCTGCAGTTCAAAATAAAGAAACTGCAGCTTAAATTTTTATTTCTCTGCAAGTTTTTTTAATACATTTTTGCTTGAATTTTCTACATGTATCGTAAGATACTTAACCGCTGCCTCGGCATCCCTTGATTCAAAAGCCTTTAGAATATCATAATGTTCCTTTAAAGCTTGTTCTTTTCTACCTGGTGTTGTTAATGATTCATGTCTTGCCCATTTAACATAAAATTGAAAGTCTCTTAAAATATGTTGAAGTATATTACTATTAGTTGAAGTGAAAATTACATCATGAAATTTTGTATTAAGATCTGCTATTTGATCTATGTCATTTTTTTGTGTATAAAATTCCATAAGTTCATATAGTTCTTTCATTTGTTTTAATTTTTCATCGGTAATTTGCTCAATAGCCCATCTTGCAGCAAGGCCTTCAAGAACAATTCTTATCTTATATATATCTTCCATATCCTTTTTAGTTATGCCTTTAACAATAACTCCTTTATTGGGTATACTTTCAACAAGTCCTTCAAGTTCAAGCTGTCTTATTGCCTCTCTAACTGGAGTTCTGCTGACATGGAGCTCATTTGCAAGTTTAAGTTCAATAAGATTCTCTCCTGGTTTATATTTACCATCTAATATATTTTCTCTTAATATATTATATACTCTTCCTCTTAAAGAGTATTGATCTTCAAACATGTTATACTCTTTCATAAAATACCCCTAAAATACAACAGTATTGTTAGAATATTTTTTATAATTTTTCTATGCTATAAATACAACTATACATGTTAATTATATAATTGTTATAATTTCAAGTCAATTTTCTACTTAAACAAAAATACCAGAAAAAATTCTGGTATTTTTGTTATTATGCTGTTTTAACTACCTTCGCTTTCTTTAATGCTTCAGCTATAAATACAGCAATTACTGAATCAACTGTATGATGAATTGCTGTTCCAAGTGCAACAACGATAAATATCTTATATAGATTAAAACCATAAAAAGGAATTACCACTATAGCTTCAAGCAATGCATGAAAAGGCATTGAAATTGCAAGAGCTATCGAAAGATTATAGCCTTTTTTAATTGCTACTGCACCAACATAACCAACGACAGCGTGCATTAATGCTCTTGCTGCAACTATAGGGCCAAGTTTTATTAAAAATCCTATAGCTGATACCAACCCTACCATAACTGCTGCCATAGGACTTACAATCATTGCTAAAAAAAGAGGTACATGAGACATTATAGTTGCAGTAAAAGGTGGTATGCTAACCATTAGAAAACCTCCAAAGGCAAGAGGTATTAAAAGAGCCATTGCTGATAAAAGCGCACCTATTGTTAATTCTCTAATCTTCATTTTACAACCCCCAAAACAAATGTCTTTACATTAATATTATTGTAATGACATTTGTTTTGTCAAGCCTGTATTGATTGAAATTTTAAATTAACCTCTTACTTCATCATCTTTATAGATTTCATAAGCTCTATCTGTATACATTATTCCATCTAAATGATCAATTTCATGGCAAAAGACTCTACATAAAAGTTCTTCTGCCTTATAACTAACCTCCTGCCCCTTATCATTTATACCTTTTACAATAACTTTTGCAGGTCTTTCAACATATCCATAATATCCTGGATAACTTAAACAACTTTCTTCACTTTCTTGTTTTCCTGAAAAACTAACAATTCTTGGATTTATTAAAACTATCGGATCTGCTCCATTTCTTAAATCTATAAAAATTATTCTCTTATTAACCCCTATTTGAGGTGCAGCAAGTCCTATTCCATTATCTGTACTATATAATGTATCCTTTAAATCTTGAATTATATTTTTTATTTTATCATCAATTTTTGCAACGCTTGTGCTTTTGGCTTTAAGTGCTGGATGACCTTTTTTAACTATTTCTCTTACTGCCATTTTCATTCCTCCCAAAACTCAAAAATTAATTGAACTTTATCTATTATATCATATATTTTATTCGTAACATTTATTTTTAATCACTTAAAAAAGGCTGCGTTTTGCAGCCTTTATTTTTGTATCATAGTTTTTACCTTCATTAACCTTGTTAACGTTCCTCTTTCGTTTTCATCAAGCTTCATAGTAATATACTTTATTGTCTCTTGAAGCTGAGGAATCATAACATATTCAAGAGCATTAACCCTTCGTCTTGTCTTTTCAATCTCATCAGCCATAAGCTGACATGATTTTTCAACCTCAGCAAGTTCTAAAAGATGAGGCATTATATCATATAGCTTTTTTATTGCACTATCAAGTTCACCCGTTGTTGTAGCATATCCATAAGGATAGATGCTTGCTCCTTCTTTTCCTTCCCTTACAAATTCCATTACAGGTACATTAACGCTCATTATATTTTTCTTTGATATGTTAAGGCTTATTTTTTCTGTAGGCATTATAATTGCCTCTTCAAGGGACTCTGTAGACATTACGGCCTTAGCCATCATAAAATTCTTTAAGGATTCAGTAAGTTCTCTCTCGACATTTTGCCTTAATTCATTGTTCTTTTTTATAAGCTCAATAAATTTTTTCATAAGCTCATCTTGCTTATCCTTTAAGAGTTTATGTCCCCTTGATGCAACTTTTAGCCTCTTTTTTAGCCT encodes:
- a CDS encoding Chromate resistance protein ChrB; the encoded protein is MEYNFYFISYNLPSEPSRIRVSMWRKLKKIGALNIHQSLWVIPEFPNILEELEKIKDFTEKEEGNIFIVYGKFMEGVDEIIKKFNEERDKEYGELIEYCEKFHEEMIRETQIKNFTFAELEENEEEINKLIDWFEKIKRRDYFKSELSENAQNEINRCKAEFEDFSDKVYRAYN
- a CDS encoding FprA family A-type flavoprotein, translated to MNVKELKKDVYYVGVKNPELRVFDIIMETKSGTTYNSYLIVDEKIVLVDCAKDGYFDEFISNIKSIIGDRQIDYVVVNHTEPDHSGCLGRILETYTDAVVYASKSALINIRQIINKDFRGEEAKGELCIGKRTLKFISAPFLHWPDTIFTYSEYDNILFSCDAFGCHYCDNSIFNDEVGDFSEEFKYYFDVIMGPFKKHVLSAIEKIKPLKIDIIAPSHGPIHRNNPLKYVELYENWSKPVLNLAAGKNAAVLYVSAYRYTKMLAQSIAEGLKEAGAEVKIIDVSELDIEKVIEIIDDSKFIAFGSPTINQDALKPVWDVLSLTSPIINRGKLAFAFGSYGWSGEAVPMIEERLKGLKFKIFEEGFKVQFKPTKEDLEKAKNIGKRAGEAI
- a CDS encoding GntR family transcriptional regulator; the encoded protein is MKEYNMFEDQYSLRGRVYNILRENILDGKYKPGENLIELKLANELHVSRTPVREAIRQLELEGLVESIPNKGVIVKGITKKDMEDIYKIRIVLEGLAARWAIEQITDEKLKQMKELYELMEFYTQKNDIDQIADLNTKFHDVIFTSTNSNILQHILRDFQFYVKWARHESLTTPGRKEQALKEHYDILKAFESRDAEAAVKYLTIHVENSSKNVLKKLAEK
- a CDS encoding ECF transporter S component, with protein sequence MKIRELTIGALLSAMALLIPLAFGGFLMVSIPPFTATIMSHVPLFLAMIVSPMAAVMVGLVSAIGFLIKLGPIVAARALMHAVVGYVGAVAIKKGYNLSIALAISMPFHALLEAIVVIPFYGFNLYKIFIVVALGTAIHHTVDSVIAVFIAEALKKAKVVKTA
- the def gene encoding peptide deformylase translates to MAVREIVKKGHPALKAKSTSVAKIDDKIKNIIQDLKDTLYSTDNGIGLAAPQIGVNKRIIFIDLRNGADPIVLINPRIVSFSGKQESEESCLSYPGYYGYVERPAKVIVKGINDKGQEVSYKAEELLCRVFCHEIDHLDGIMYTDRAYEIYKDDEVRG
- a CDS encoding V-type ATP synthase subunit D; protein product: MKLNVNPTRMELTRLKKRLKVASRGHKLLKDKQDELMKKFIELIKKNNELRQNVERELTESLKNFMMAKAVMSTESLEEAIIMPTEKISLNISKKNIMSVNVPVMEFVREGKEGASIYPYGYATTTGELDSAIKKLYDIMPHLLELAEVEKSCQLMADEIEKTRRRVNALEYVMIPQLQETIKYITMKLDENERGTLTRLMKVKTMIQK